In the Anguilla anguilla isolate fAngAng1 chromosome 7, fAngAng1.pri, whole genome shotgun sequence genome, one interval contains:
- the ddx58 gene encoding probable ATP-dependent RNA helicase DDX58, translating into MYETEKENLKRFKDYIVEILRPSYIKTFLSTYLGTEIEERILAEENTSVTCAAEMLLQNILNLEAVGWFQAFLDELLAKEYTGLCEAIQEWDFKKLEEMRDHKALLHHVEASFTKHIKPTEVVSCMPKCFSPRECEEIKAITEQKGQIAGAEKLTECLKRSDKTNWFKLLKLALEERNFTNALQLLDPDTENSGKEVEDVEANGDTATVRFEYREDSGADDLVGDLNQMGLTENQDKVTGGSAFLEPSKPPGERKLRAYQRELAVPAFEGKNTIICAPTGSGKTIVALAISEHHLKSKADQKPKIVFMATKVDVYEQQYKLFKEHFNRTDQDVRITGLCGDMGEQISLDIIAETNDIIILTPQILVNALNRKDLPSLSVFSLLIFDECHNATRKHPYNVLMASYLDSKLSRRKESLPQIVGLTASVGVGTFKYQQEAENNICQLCANLDASIISTVSDNKEELLSFVYVPEKDFFEVEKRSGDPFIAIIHNIMSRIEVLAKKEYDIESLSHIENRDHGTQKYEQWIVDVQKRCKVLQLEDKEKESRVCRALFNYTEHLRKYNDALIINEDARTKDALDYLKAFFDQVRQAGFDETEQKLTACFDTEYPHLLQLSQQGQQNPKLEQLKYILDEEYRNDEQTRTVLFVRTRALADAMKNWIEETDTLKFLKPGVLIGRARKSNQTNSGMTLNSKKGVLESFKSSDQSKILIATSVADEGIDIPQCNLVLMYEYVGNVVKMIQVRGRGRAKGSKCFLISDRKERIEKEKLNILREKIVEKAIANLRQSKESMQAKIDTFQREDKRIRDHANSMPERPRTNGNFKLLCAKCKKFACFSDDLRVGHEGSHHIVVERSIFNRCERSPHPNPRRFGQLEKKMKMFCKHCKNDWGIVATYMNIEDMPVIKIESFVAQNCVTNLQHYFRKWKDVTFAIRRFDIADIKPF; encoded by the exons AGATCGAAGAGAGAATCCTCGCAGAAGAGAACACCTCCGTCACATGCGCTGCTGAAatgcttcttcaaaatatacTAAACCTGGAGGCAGTAGGCTGGTTTCAAGCCTTTTTGGATGAACTGCTAGCCAAAG aataCACAGGACTGTGTGAGGCTATTCAGGAGtgggattttaaaaagcttGAAGAAATGAGAGATCACAAGGCTCTTCTGCACCATGTTGAAGCGTCCTTCACCAAACATATAAAGCCGACAGAGGTTGTTAGTTGCATGCCTAAATGCTTTTCCCCCCGGGAATGTGAAGAAATAAAAGCA ATCACTGAACAAAAAGGACAAATTGCTGGTGCAGAAAAACTGACAGAATGTTTGAAAAGGTCGGACAAAACCAACTGGTTCAAACTCCTGAAGTTGGCGCTGGAGGAGCGCAATTTTACCAATGCCCTGCAATTACTGGACCcagatacag AAAACAGTGGTAAAGAAGTGGAAGACGTGGAGGCAAATGGTGACACTGCGACGGTCCGGTTCGAGTACAGGGAAGACTCTGGTGCTGATGATCTGGTGGGAGATCTCAATCAGATGGGGCTGACTGAGAACCAGGACAAAGTAACAG GTGGCAGTGCTTTTCTGGAACCTTCCAAACCCCCTGGCGAACGGAAACTCCGGGCCTATCAGAGAGAGCTGGCAGTGCCTGCCTTCGAAGGAAAAAACACCATTATCTGCGCTCCCACAG GCAGTGGAAAGACCATTGTTGCGCTTGCTATATCTGAACACCACCTGAAGTCTAAAGCTGACCAGAAGCCCAAGATTGTTTTCATGGCTACTAAAGTGGATGTGTATGAACAACAGTACAAACTGTTCAAGGAACACTTCAATAGAACAGATCAAGACGTGAG GATTACAGGTCTCTGTGGAGACATGGGCGAGCAGATCTCCTTGGATATCATTGCAGAaaccaatgacatcatcattctGACGCCCCAGATCCTGGTGAACGCCCTGAACAGGAAGGACCTGCCTTCGCTCTCAGTCTTTTCTCTCTTGATTTTTGACGAGTGCCACAATGCCACTAGAAAGCATCCTTACAACGTTCTCATGGCCAGTTACCTGGACAGCAAACTCAGTCGTAGGAAAGAGTCATTGCCTCAG ATCGTGGGGCTGACGGCTTCTGTGGGGGTCGGGACTTTCAAGTAccagcaggaagcagagaaTAATATCTGCCAGCTGTGTGCGAACCTGGATGCCAGCATTATCTCTACTGTCAGTGACAACAAGGAGGAGCTCTTGTCCTTTGTATACGTACCTGAAAAAG ATTTCTTTGAGGTGGAGAAAAGATCTGGCGATCCATTCATTGCCATCATACATAACATCATGTCCAGAATTGAAGTGCTGGCCAAGAAGGAATACGACATCG AGTCCCTGTCCCACATCGAGAACCGCGACCACGGCACGCAGAAGTACGAGCAGTGGATCGTTGACGTGCAGAAGCGGTGCAAGGTCCTGCAGCTGGAGGACAAGGAGAAGGAGAGTCGGGTGTGCAGGGCGCTGTTCAATTACACCGAGCACCTGAGG AAATACAACGATGCGCTCATTATCAACGAGGATGCCCGGACCAAGGATGCCCTGGATTACCTGAAGGCCTTTTTTGATCAAGTGAGACAGGCTGGTTTTGATGAAACCGAGCAAAAATTGACTGCGTGTTTTGACA CTGAGTACCCACACCTCCTCCAGCTGTCCCAGCAGGGGCAACAGAACCCCAAACTCGAGCAGCTGAAGTACATTCTGGACGAGGAGTACAGGAACGACGAGCAGACCCGCACCGTGCTGTTCGTCCGGACGAGGGCGCTGGCCGAC GCAATGAAAAACTGGATTGAGGAAACGGACACACTAAAGTTCCTGAAGCCGGGAGTGCTGATCGGCAGAGCTCGCAAGTCTAACCAGACAAATTCAG GAATGACTCTGAATTCCAAGAAAGGGGTGTTGGAATCCTTTAAATCCTCAGATCAGAGTAAGATACTGATCGCCACCTCTGTGGCGGATGAAGGCATTGACATTCCGCAGTGCAATCTTGTGCTGATGTACGAGTACGTTGGCAATGTGGTAAAGATGATCCAAGTAAGAG GACGTGGACGGGCAAAGGGGAGCAAGTGTTTCCTTATCTCTGACAGAAAGGAGCGTATtgaaaaagagaaactgaaCATACTTCGTGAAAAAATAGTGGAGAAAGCTATTGCTAATTTGCGGCAATCCAAGGAATCTATGCAAGCTAAG ATTGACACCTTCCAAAGAGAAGACAAGAGAATACGCGATCATGCCAACTCAATGCCAGAGAGACCCAGGACTAATGGCAACTTTAAGCTTCTCTGCGCGAAATGCAAGAAATTTGCTTGTTTCTCAGACGACCTGAGGGTGGGACATGAG GGGTCGCACCACATTGTTGTGGAGAGAAGCATCTTCAACCGCTGTGAGAGGAGTCCCCACCCGAACCCCCGACGTTTCGGGCAATTAGAGAAAAAGATGAAGATGTTTTgcaaacactgtaaaaatgactGGGGGATCGTTGCCACGTACATGAACATAGAAGACATGCCCGTGATCAAAATTGAGAGCTTTGTTGCCCAGAACTGCGTGACCAATTTACAGCACTATTTCAGAAAGTGGAAAGATGTCACATTTGCTATTAGACGGTTTGACATAGCGGATATAAAGCCCT